From the genome of Leguminivora glycinivorella isolate SPB_JAAS2020 chromosome Z, LegGlyc_1.1, whole genome shotgun sequence, one region includes:
- the LOC125241103 gene encoding uncharacterized protein LOC125241103 isoform X2, which yields MPSRVNSLYSDVGAWSGKFRPVMDEIESDEALRFFQFLNYLDGGSFGIGPIDEFVSAMQRLSDYMKQQNSRETQARGMRELEAINGEKGNTIKTVLEVSTVIMRKKRKFFCTGEVKEPIVNNKIICKDRILLPIAGTSCRDAIMYWHPDLTEEHYCVGALEAQSPVHILDTEGDMFCKGDDYSKREYLLACDFYEDQEAPVADLMQYYPDPDPEINPKLFWPSNK from the exons ATGCCGAGCAGGGTCAACTCGCTCTATTCCGACGTTGGCGCATGGAGTGGGAAATTC AGACCGGTCATGGATGAAATAGAATCCGATGAAGCATTACGCTTCTTCCAGTTCCTCAACTATTTAGATGGAGGCAGTTTTGGAATAG GTCCGATCGACGAGTTCGTGTCGGCGATGCAGCGGCTGTCAGACTACATGAAGCAACAGAACAGCCGCGAGACGCAGGCGCGCGGCATGCGCGAGCTGGAGGCCATCAACGGAGAGAAGG GAAATACCATCAAGACGGTACTGGAGGTGAGCACAGTGATCATGCGCAAGAAGCGCAAGTTCTTCTGCACCGGCGAGGTCAAGGAACCCATCGTCAACAACAAAATTATTTGCAAG GATAGAATTCTGCTGCCGATCGCCGGGACTTCGTGCCGGGACGCCATCATGTACTGGCACCCCGACCTGACCGAGGAGCACTACTGCGTGGGCGCGCTGGAGGCGCAGAGCCCCGTGCACATCCTCGATACGGAAG GTGACATGTTCTGCAAGGGGGATGACTATTCCAAGAGAGAGTATTTGCTGGCGTGCGACTTCTACGAGGACCAGGAGGCGCCGGTGGCGGACCTGATGCAATACTATCCCGACCCGGACCCTGAAATCAACCCGAAACTGTTCTGGCCCAGCAACAAATGA
- the LOC125241103 gene encoding uncharacterized protein LOC125241103 isoform X1 has protein sequence MRALGFYFIFLAFWIQNVLGSLPSLHPILVARASSDWMPSRVNSLYSDVGAWSGKFRPVMDEIESDEALRFFQFLNYLDGGSFGIGPIDEFVSAMQRLSDYMKQQNSRETQARGMRELEAINGEKGNTIKTVLEVSTVIMRKKRKFFCTGEVKEPIVNNKIICKDRILLPIAGTSCRDAIMYWHPDLTEEHYCVGALEAQSPVHILDTEGDMFCKGDDYSKREYLLACDFYEDQEAPVADLMQYYPDPDPEINPKLFWPSNK, from the exons ATGCGCGCGTtgggattttattttattttcctcgCTTTTTGGATTCAAAATGTACTCGGTAGTTTGCCGTCGCTG CACCCGATCCTGGTGGCGCGCGCCTCTTCCGACTGGATGCCGAGCAGGGTCAACTCGCTCTATTCCGACGTTGGCGCATGGAGTGGGAAATTC AGACCGGTCATGGATGAAATAGAATCCGATGAAGCATTACGCTTCTTCCAGTTCCTCAACTATTTAGATGGAGGCAGTTTTGGAATAG GTCCGATCGACGAGTTCGTGTCGGCGATGCAGCGGCTGTCAGACTACATGAAGCAACAGAACAGCCGCGAGACGCAGGCGCGCGGCATGCGCGAGCTGGAGGCCATCAACGGAGAGAAGG GAAATACCATCAAGACGGTACTGGAGGTGAGCACAGTGATCATGCGCAAGAAGCGCAAGTTCTTCTGCACCGGCGAGGTCAAGGAACCCATCGTCAACAACAAAATTATTTGCAAG GATAGAATTCTGCTGCCGATCGCCGGGACTTCGTGCCGGGACGCCATCATGTACTGGCACCCCGACCTGACCGAGGAGCACTACTGCGTGGGCGCGCTGGAGGCGCAGAGCCCCGTGCACATCCTCGATACGGAAG GTGACATGTTCTGCAAGGGGGATGACTATTCCAAGAGAGAGTATTTGCTGGCGTGCGACTTCTACGAGGACCAGGAGGCGCCGGTGGCGGACCTGATGCAATACTATCCCGACCCGGACCCTGAAATCAACCCGAAACTGTTCTGGCCCAGCAACAAATGA
- the LOC125241945 gene encoding uncharacterized protein LOC125241945 — protein sequence MDKYQDKENVKAKTRIPLPLPPLPPLPNHLLKKISERPPLNTLAGPNGLSQNVPSSLLCVAGPSNAKNKSIVDRLKSPFQIDTKFVTVQRGCEYLDFNFVAYQDDKRRVSEPTVITVSSDEENESNEKEIYFTDKDSLANKRRMSASTPALNTLVPARVKNIKRSLKRPHSRELQGLTPLENREKVDDRVKRRLNFNQTVRERMQTPDLSLKSYMAMISSYLLQAERKTAALPRVKSETRASVINWLMKINGVDGNPATIQTAVWYLDAVLATGNVTLENMQLVAAAAYWIATKHHGPLTPASKLVKYANHAFTHQRLLEAEKVILARLKFPLLPVVPQDYIWYFAWWCNHERLGEIEVATTFLCLCGLMVNKSLCSEYPSVVAAASVRNALLLLKKKELIPRLQKCPAYVAAEKKAANLSHICAILRHAVRVVGAKNYSYKFIFEQYGMPPKYIAQTIVSSANELAVMDTRSTAVIF from the exons ATGGATAAATACCAAgacaaagaaaatgtaaaagcgAAAACAAGGATTCCTTTACCATTGCCACCCCTGCCACCTCTGCCAAACCACTTGCTTAAAAAAATAAGCGAGAGACCCCCATTGAATACATTAGCTGGCCCTAATGGACTCAGTCAAAATGTGCCCTCTAGTTTGCTTTGCGTGGCTGGACCAAGCAATGCAAAAAACAAAAGCATCGTGGATAGACTGAAAAGTCCTTTTCAAATTGACACAAAATTCGTAACAGTGCAACGGGGATGTGAATATTTGGACTTTAATTTTGTTGCTTACCAAGATGATAAGCGAAGAGTTTCAGAGCCAACTGTCATTACTGTTAGCAGTGATGAGGAAAATGAATCAAATGAAAAGGAAatatatttcactgataaagaCAGCCTTGCTAATAAGAGGCGGATGTCAGCAAGCACTCCGGCCCTTAACACATTAGTTCCAGCCAGGGTGAAGAATATCAAGCGAAGCTTAAAGAGACCTCATAGTAGGGAACTGCAAGGGTTAACGCCGCTGGAAAATCGGGAAAAGGTGGATGATAGAGTGAAACGGAGACTGAATTTCAATCAGACAGTTAGAGAGAGGATGCAGACACCTGATTTAT cACTGAAATCATACATGGCTATGATTTCATCATATCTTCTACAAGCCGAGAGGAAAACAGCGGCGCTCCCGCGGGTGAAGAGTGAGACGAGAGCAAGCGTTATCAACTGGCTGATGAAAATAAAT GGCGTAGACGGCAACCCAGCCACCATTCAAACTGCGGTGTGGTACCTGGACGCCGTGCTGGCCACCGGCAACGTGACGCTAGAGAATATGCAGCTAGTGGCCGCAGCAGCGTACTGGATAGCGACCAAGCACCACGGCCCGCTGACTCCTGCGTCCAAGCTTGTCAAATACGCCAACCATGCCTTTACGCACCAGAGGCTGTTGGAAGCGGAGAAAGTAATATTGGCTAGATTG AAATTTCCTCTCCTACCAGTAGTGCCCCAAGACTACATCTGGTACTTCGCGTGGTGGTGCAACCATGAGCGGCTCGGCGAGATCGAGGTGGCCACCACGTTCCTCTGCCTCTGCGGGCTGATGGTGAACAAGAGCCTCTGCTCGGAGTACCCGTCCGTCGTGGCCGCAGCTTCCGTGAGGAATGCACTGTTGTTGCTGAAGAAGAAGGAGCTGATACCGAGACTACAGAAATGTCCAGC ATACGTAGCAGCCGAAAAAAAGGCCGCGAACTTATCGCACATATGTGCCATCCTCCGCCACGCGGTGCGCGTAGTGGGCGCAAAGAACTACAGCTACAAGTTCATATTCGAGCAGTACGGAATGCCGCCCAAGTATATCGCGCAGACCATCGTGAGCTCGGCCAACGAGCTCGCTGTCATGGACACTAGGAGTACCGCTGTCATATTTTGA